From Opitutales bacterium, a single genomic window includes:
- the alaS gene encoding alanine--tRNA ligase: MNSAEIRQSFLEFFKERGHTVVPSASLMPDAPNLLFTNAGMNQFVPYFLGERTAPFPRAADTQKCIRAGGKHNDLEDVGLDAYHQTFFEMLGNWSFGDYFKKEAIHWAWELITQVWKFPKNRLYATVYQPGAGDPSEFDQEAYDIWKGIFLDEGLDPAVHIVNGDKKDNFWMMGDTGPCGPCSEIHVDLAPEGDTRGSLVNADSPWCIEIWNLVFIQLNAKEDGTFEPLPAKHVDTGMGFERVVGILSTTKQFTEFNSPPSNYESDLFQDIFKAISELCPHTYRSTLPENGQSMSEQESRDCAFRVIADHIRTLSFSIADGILPGNEGRNYVLRRILRRAVLYGKKLDLPQGFFAQLVDPLVEKMSAAFPELNTQHTVIKKVITSEETAFDKTIDRGLALLEKVFAESETTKQITGEKAFELYDTYGFPLDLTELIGRERGYSVDHDGFEAAMERQRRMARAAQVKSAIKVQSSEGDAFKTDFIGYSSLSGAAKTLASVPYGAEKTAIITDRSPFYAEMGGQIGDSGSLIVEGKTYRITDTQKDDQGQILHLLDGQHAIDDGSEVVLSVDADRRQRIERHHSAAHIVNWGLREVLGSHVRQAGSLVADDRMRFDFSHYEALSNDELDSIERLINARILENGLVQTDEIAIEDKPDDVVAVFGEKYGNRVRVVDIGGFSKELCGGTHVSAAGEIGPIKLLGDSGIAAGTRRIEAVAGESALAWISSGFRTLDQTAKILSCPIHDVAVRIEALLEERKQLEKKIKAFEQKNAAAAADDLAATAQESSGIQVVKQQAQVSSPKDLKSLGAQVLEKLDKGCVVLGASIGGKASVAAFCSKEAIAADLKAGDIIRRLTTELGGKGGGKPEFAMGGGQDRGDLAQIIENFDLQG; the protein is encoded by the coding sequence ATGAACTCAGCCGAGATCCGACAGTCCTTCCTCGAGTTTTTCAAAGAGCGTGGCCACACGGTGGTCCCATCAGCCTCTCTGATGCCTGACGCCCCCAACCTGCTCTTCACCAACGCAGGCATGAACCAGTTTGTGCCCTACTTTCTCGGCGAGCGTACAGCCCCCTTCCCACGGGCGGCGGACACGCAAAAATGCATCCGTGCTGGCGGCAAACACAACGACCTGGAAGACGTGGGTCTCGACGCGTATCATCAAACCTTTTTTGAGATGCTGGGAAATTGGTCGTTTGGCGACTATTTCAAAAAAGAAGCCATACACTGGGCATGGGAGCTCATCACTCAGGTGTGGAAATTTCCAAAAAATCGACTGTATGCGACGGTCTATCAGCCGGGCGCTGGCGATCCATCAGAGTTTGATCAGGAAGCCTATGATATTTGGAAAGGAATCTTCTTGGATGAAGGACTCGACCCCGCAGTTCACATCGTCAACGGAGACAAAAAGGACAACTTTTGGATGATGGGCGACACCGGCCCGTGTGGTCCTTGTTCCGAAATCCACGTCGACCTTGCCCCCGAGGGGGATACACGCGGCTCACTTGTTAATGCCGACTCTCCCTGGTGTATCGAAATTTGGAATTTAGTTTTCATTCAGCTGAACGCAAAGGAGGACGGCACGTTTGAACCGCTCCCGGCTAAACATGTCGATACAGGGATGGGCTTCGAACGCGTCGTGGGCATTCTATCTACGACGAAGCAGTTCACAGAGTTCAACTCCCCTCCCTCGAATTATGAGAGTGATCTATTTCAAGACATCTTCAAAGCCATCTCAGAGCTCTGCCCACACACCTACCGGTCCACTCTTCCCGAAAACGGACAAAGCATGTCCGAGCAGGAATCACGCGACTGCGCCTTTCGGGTCATTGCGGACCATATTCGGACCCTTTCCTTCTCCATTGCCGACGGCATCTTACCGGGCAATGAGGGTCGCAACTATGTGTTGCGCCGTATCTTGAGACGCGCAGTGCTCTATGGCAAGAAGCTCGACCTCCCCCAAGGATTTTTCGCTCAACTCGTCGATCCACTCGTTGAAAAAATGAGCGCCGCCTTCCCGGAGCTTAATACTCAACACACTGTTATAAAAAAGGTAATTACCTCAGAAGAGACTGCTTTTGATAAAACGATAGATCGAGGCCTCGCGCTGCTCGAAAAAGTGTTCGCCGAGTCTGAAACGACTAAACAAATCACTGGAGAAAAAGCCTTCGAGCTCTACGACACCTACGGCTTCCCACTCGACCTTACTGAGTTGATCGGACGCGAGCGCGGATACTCAGTTGACCACGATGGTTTCGAAGCGGCGATGGAGCGCCAGCGCCGCATGGCGCGCGCTGCCCAGGTTAAGAGCGCCATCAAGGTCCAGTCTAGCGAGGGCGATGCCTTTAAAACAGATTTCATCGGATATAGTTCATTGTCGGGCGCGGCAAAGACCTTGGCCAGTGTGCCTTACGGTGCCGAGAAGACCGCAATTATTACCGACCGATCGCCCTTCTACGCCGAAATGGGAGGACAAATTGGGGACTCGGGCAGTTTGATTGTTGAGGGTAAAACGTATCGAATCACAGACACCCAGAAAGACGACCAGGGTCAGATTCTTCACCTCTTGGATGGGCAGCATGCCATCGACGATGGCTCAGAGGTCGTTTTGTCAGTCGATGCTGACCGACGCCAGCGTATCGAACGCCATCACTCCGCAGCCCACATTGTCAATTGGGGACTGCGGGAAGTCCTCGGCTCTCACGTACGGCAGGCAGGTTCGCTTGTCGCGGACGATCGCATGCGCTTCGACTTTTCTCACTATGAAGCACTCAGCAATGACGAGCTGGATTCCATTGAGCGGCTCATCAACGCGCGTATTCTTGAAAATGGACTAGTCCAGACTGATGAAATTGCCATTGAGGACAAACCCGACGATGTGGTCGCTGTGTTTGGCGAAAAGTATGGTAACCGCGTGCGAGTCGTCGACATCGGCGGCTTTTCCAAAGAATTGTGCGGGGGCACCCATGTCAGTGCTGCCGGCGAGATTGGGCCGATTAAGTTGCTCGGCGACAGCGGTATTGCGGCAGGAACGCGACGTATTGAGGCGGTCGCTGGCGAATCTGCTCTGGCATGGATTAGCTCGGGCTTCCGCACCTTGGACCAAACAGCAAAAATCCTCTCCTGTCCCATCCATGATGTGGCTGTGCGCATCGAAGCGCTGCTGGAGGAGCGCAAACAACTCGAAAAGAAGATCAAAGCCTTCGAACAGAAAAATGCCGCTGCAGCGGCTGATGATTTAGCGGCGACTGCCCAAGAAAGTTCCGGCATCCAGGTGGTGAAGCAACAGGCTCAGGTAAGTAGCCCCAAAGATCTAAAGAGCTTAGGAGCACAGGTCCTTGAAAAGCTAGATAAGGGTTGTGTGGTCTTAGGTGCTTCAATCGGCGGCAAGGCCTCGGTCGCCGCATTCTGCTCCAAGGAAGCCATTGCAGCCGACTTGAAGGCTGGAGATATCATTCGCCGTCTCACCACAGAATTGGGTGGCAAGGGTGGTGGTAAGCCAGAGTTTGCCATGGGCGGAGGGCAGGATCGTGGGGATTTGGCTCAAATCATCGAAAATTTCGACCTTCAAGGCTGA
- a CDS encoding YhbY family RNA-binding protein, whose protein sequence is MADPRRPFTLSQRDKKELRGRAQRLKPSVHLGRNGLTEPALSELDRALAKDLLIKVRLETDRATMKAWIPEIEAATGAVCVGTVGFTAAFYRHSK, encoded by the coding sequence ATGGCAGACCCAAGACGTCCCTTTACGCTAAGCCAACGAGATAAAAAGGAACTGCGGGGGCGAGCACAGCGCCTGAAACCTTCTGTTCATCTCGGGCGCAACGGCCTCACAGAGCCTGCCCTATCTGAGCTAGACCGGGCCCTTGCAAAGGATTTATTGATAAAAGTCCGCCTGGAAACTGATCGCGCTACCATGAAAGCCTGGATTCCAGAAATCGAAGCAGCGACTGGCGCAGTCTGTGTCGGTACCGTAGGTTTCACTGCAGCTTTTTACCGCCATTCTAAATAG
- the glnD gene encoding [protein-PII] uridylyltransferase, whose product MTQRSFTEDPLFRRIRKHASQRLEAHTSNDRKERVKGYKRFLELEKKMLRRYHRNGDSGIRVSRSFSIIMDVLIENVFVDALEELKEKHPKSPCAVSVIATGGYGRGELCPHSDIDLLMLYPDKLSGKQSKEFQSDLTEAMLYPLWDLGMKVGHATRNLKETITEAKAEVKSKNAIMDARLIVGGQKLYGKFYKGIQKFLRKEDAQEYLQDRFRSQSERRQQQGDTVTVQEPDIKNGVGGLRDYQNLQWMCRIKFGSFELKELQQRGIITRAQLKKLETAYSFLLRVRNELHFRSKRATDQLLLDSQPLVAWNLGYRQRKIIHRVETFMRDYYKQAHLIYKFSKYLEGLLVQTDLPGRAPLSFRDVVRAHQQAHERQPRFDGFIIRDGKIAAERKSVFKEDPERLIRIFRHVQQYQTELDFDLKLLIETSLPLIDRHVIESSSANASFRAILQTAGEVYPALTKMNETCVLAKFMPEWEKMYCLVQHEYYHRYTADTHTLRTIRELDIIFTSRDRESNTYRDALRETQFPRLLYLILLLHDIGKGIAIRNHAINGVAIAAPILERMEVPGEMREQILFIIQNHLEMARFSQRYDLDDPRTAESFAEFVGDPDKLAYLFVHTYCDARGTAEGLWNGFKDGLHSRLYRDTLRVLKNKSAFAKENRERKMIVYNEIREKHFDDISRDEIEAHFSLLPERYFLHHSAREVELHIRMIHSLLTNIQEADSLGSLVPVIDWENDQDRSMTVVNVVTWDRAGLFYKLAGAFALAGLNIISSKAISRTDHITIDTFYVVVPGGGAVTDDRPRKIFEEAVTHALLHNKNLLPEINEQARKIEAKKRKSYKSTEQLEAPITPRVEVFHELSLRRTIIEVKANDRLGLLYELTRSLYESGFDITFARISTERGVAIDTFYIESVNPGQKTDTSNLLTLRESLNDLVVSRESHQAADAS is encoded by the coding sequence ATGACCCAGCGCTCATTCACAGAAGACCCTCTATTTCGCCGCATCCGCAAGCACGCGAGCCAGCGCTTGGAAGCACACACTTCCAATGATCGCAAAGAGCGGGTGAAGGGTTATAAACGTTTCCTTGAGCTCGAAAAGAAAATGCTGCGCCGCTACCATCGGAATGGTGACAGTGGCATTCGTGTGTCGCGTAGTTTTTCAATTATCATGGATGTGCTGATCGAGAACGTCTTCGTGGACGCCCTCGAGGAACTAAAAGAAAAGCACCCCAAATCCCCCTGTGCCGTCTCGGTTATTGCGACCGGAGGATACGGTCGAGGAGAGCTCTGTCCCCACAGCGACATCGACTTACTGATGCTCTATCCAGATAAGCTGAGCGGAAAACAGAGTAAAGAATTTCAGTCCGATCTCACAGAGGCTATGTTGTACCCGCTTTGGGACCTCGGAATGAAAGTGGGCCACGCCACACGAAACCTCAAAGAGACCATTACTGAGGCAAAGGCGGAGGTAAAATCGAAGAATGCCATCATGGATGCCCGGCTCATCGTCGGTGGCCAGAAGCTCTACGGTAAATTCTACAAGGGCATTCAAAAGTTCCTGAGAAAGGAAGATGCCCAAGAGTATTTGCAGGATCGCTTCCGCTCCCAAAGTGAGCGCCGTCAACAACAGGGCGACACGGTAACCGTCCAGGAACCCGACATTAAAAACGGCGTCGGCGGCCTGCGCGATTATCAGAATCTCCAGTGGATGTGCCGGATCAAGTTTGGCTCGTTTGAACTCAAGGAGTTGCAACAGCGCGGCATTATTACCCGGGCTCAACTGAAAAAACTGGAGACTGCCTACAGCTTTCTCCTCCGCGTGCGCAACGAACTTCATTTCCGCAGCAAACGCGCAACGGACCAGCTCCTTTTGGACAGCCAGCCTCTTGTGGCGTGGAACCTCGGCTATCGTCAGCGAAAAATCATCCATCGGGTGGAGACATTCATGCGCGACTACTACAAGCAAGCGCACTTGATCTATAAGTTCTCCAAATATTTAGAGGGTCTGCTCGTTCAGACTGACCTACCCGGTCGCGCGCCTTTGAGCTTTCGCGATGTCGTTCGAGCTCACCAGCAGGCTCATGAACGGCAACCGCGCTTCGACGGGTTTATTATCCGAGACGGTAAAATCGCAGCCGAGCGCAAGAGCGTCTTTAAGGAGGACCCGGAACGCCTCATTCGCATATTCCGCCACGTCCAACAGTATCAGACAGAGCTGGATTTCGATCTAAAACTCCTCATTGAAACCAGTTTACCTCTCATTGATCGACACGTCATCGAGAGTTCGTCAGCGAACGCGTCTTTCCGCGCAATTTTGCAAACAGCGGGTGAAGTATACCCGGCGTTGACTAAGATGAACGAGACCTGCGTTTTGGCGAAATTCATGCCGGAATGGGAGAAAATGTACTGCCTCGTGCAACACGAGTATTACCATCGCTATACGGCAGACACCCATACACTCAGGACGATCCGCGAGCTCGACATCATTTTCACCTCACGAGATCGAGAGTCCAATACCTACCGCGATGCGCTGCGCGAAACTCAATTTCCTCGGTTACTCTACCTGATCCTGTTGCTGCACGATATTGGCAAAGGGATTGCGATCCGCAACCACGCGATCAACGGAGTAGCCATCGCCGCTCCCATTTTAGAGCGCATGGAAGTGCCGGGTGAAATGCGCGAGCAAATCCTTTTCATCATCCAAAATCACCTCGAAATGGCACGCTTTTCGCAGAGATACGATTTGGATGACCCCAGAACTGCCGAATCTTTTGCCGAATTCGTTGGCGACCCAGATAAGCTCGCCTACCTTTTTGTGCACACATACTGCGATGCCCGCGGCACAGCAGAAGGGCTCTGGAACGGCTTCAAAGACGGTCTCCATTCACGACTCTACAGGGACACGCTCCGTGTTCTTAAAAATAAGTCAGCGTTTGCCAAAGAAAACCGAGAGCGAAAGATGATCGTTTACAACGAGATACGGGAGAAGCACTTCGACGACATCTCCCGGGATGAGATAGAAGCCCATTTCAGTCTTCTCCCAGAGCGTTACTTCCTGCATCACAGCGCACGCGAAGTGGAACTCCATATTCGAATGATCCACAGCCTCCTGACCAATATTCAGGAAGCCGATTCACTCGGCTCGCTGGTTCCGGTCATCGATTGGGAGAATGATCAAGACCGTAGCATGACGGTGGTAAACGTCGTAACCTGGGACCGTGCGGGACTCTTTTACAAGCTGGCCGGAGCCTTCGCCTTAGCTGGGCTCAACATCATCAGTTCAAAAGCAATTTCTCGCACGGACCACATCACTATCGACACATTCTACGTCGTCGTACCGGGCGGAGGTGCAGTAACTGACGACAGGCCCAGAAAAATCTTCGAAGAGGCGGTGACCCATGCTCTCTTGCATAACAAAAATTTACTTCCGGAGATCAATGAGCAGGCTCGAAAAATTGAAGCCAAGAAGCGAAAGAGCTATAAATCGACCGAACAGCTTGAGGCGCCGATCACACCGCGTGTTGAAGTTTTTCATGAGCTCTCCCTGCGCCGAACTATCATCGAGGTAAAGGCGAATGACCGGCTGGGCTTACTCTACGAACTCACCCGATCCCTATATGAGAGCGGCTTCGACATCACCTTTGCACGCATATCAACGGAACGGGGTGTGGCGATCGACACCTTTTACATAGAAAGCGTTAACCCAGGCCAGAAGACCGATACTTCTAATTTGCTCACTCTCCGCGAATCTTTGAATGATTTGGTAGTGAGCAGAGAATCGCACCAGGCTGCCGACGCCTCCTAA
- a CDS encoding GAF domain-containing protein: MRLQRSDYTAIDALYRISSIVNGTEDPTEALNIILDEVVSVLKASSASISLINPETNTLNIEVNTGLPADRTSMSLPLGKGITGWVAQRGEPALVADVSKESRYVAVKSSIRSEMAVPMEDQGTVIGVVNVDSEEIGAFSEQDLKLLTLLTNEAAKVVSRLWIIRQLKAKASQLQSLINIAGRMVAKTELAEILVDIVRESRRLFKCRMCALYLLSPDGKQLSLKALVGDDDETISFSETLALPDCVMGTVVHLQKPVETASVTRTEEHHFAAFEQRDALHAMLSVPVTFEEEPIGVLNAYTGHPHRFNNDEKRLLSTVGQLGAVAIQNARLYNRVFSSEESLSKTEKLTTLGLLAAEIAHEIRNPLTVIKLLFDAMDLQFPDHDVRRQDATVISEKLNQLEEIVSRVLQFGKTRQDMHARWEVDAVIEDTILLVRLKLKQNRIAIIHKASTHPLHVQCNKGQIQQMLLNLILNATEAIIQKSGAQGRASHSRITIDTSQREIAGVDMAYVTMKDSGAGIAEEIREHIFDSFLTGKKDGTGLGLAICKRILKSHRGDIELIDSGPDGTTFAFWLPIA, from the coding sequence ATGCGACTTCAACGCTCCGATTACACGGCGATTGATGCGCTTTATCGCATCTCAAGTATCGTCAATGGCACCGAAGATCCTACGGAAGCGCTCAACATCATCCTAGACGAGGTAGTGAGTGTCCTCAAAGCTTCAAGCGCTTCTATTTCTCTGATCAACCCAGAGACAAATACGCTGAACATTGAGGTAAACACCGGGCTTCCGGCCGACCGCACCTCGATGTCCCTCCCATTAGGAAAAGGCATCACCGGCTGGGTCGCTCAAAGAGGCGAACCTGCATTGGTGGCTGATGTTTCGAAAGAGAGCCGCTATGTGGCTGTAAAATCATCTATTCGTTCTGAAATGGCGGTACCAATGGAGGATCAGGGTACGGTGATCGGTGTCGTGAATGTTGATTCGGAAGAGATTGGTGCGTTCAGCGAGCAAGACCTCAAGCTCCTTACTTTGCTCACCAACGAAGCTGCGAAGGTAGTCTCTCGCCTATGGATCATCCGCCAGCTTAAAGCCAAGGCGTCTCAGCTCCAGAGTCTCATCAATATTGCTGGCCGCATGGTAGCTAAGACAGAATTGGCAGAGATTCTCGTCGATATCGTACGCGAATCACGACGCCTCTTTAAATGCCGAATGTGTGCGCTCTATCTACTCAGTCCAGATGGAAAACAACTGAGTCTCAAAGCCTTGGTCGGAGATGATGATGAGACGATCTCTTTCAGCGAAACATTGGCCCTACCCGATTGTGTTATGGGCACTGTCGTGCATCTACAAAAACCAGTCGAAACAGCTAGTGTAACGCGCACAGAAGAACATCATTTTGCTGCATTTGAGCAACGCGATGCGCTCCATGCCATGCTGTCCGTCCCCGTGACTTTCGAGGAAGAACCCATCGGCGTGCTCAATGCCTATACCGGGCATCCACATAGATTTAATAATGACGAAAAGCGGCTTTTGAGCACTGTGGGACAGCTTGGAGCAGTCGCGATCCAAAATGCGCGTCTCTACAATCGTGTCTTTTCCAGTGAAGAGAGCCTCAGCAAGACCGAAAAACTGACGACCCTCGGCCTACTGGCCGCCGAGATAGCCCATGAGATCCGCAATCCGCTGACAGTTATTAAACTGCTTTTCGATGCGATGGACTTACAGTTTCCAGATCATGATGTTCGACGCCAAGATGCCACCGTCATCTCGGAGAAGCTAAATCAGCTTGAAGAAATCGTAAGCCGCGTCCTGCAATTTGGCAAAACACGGCAAGACATGCACGCCCGCTGGGAAGTCGACGCCGTTATCGAAGACACCATTCTTCTGGTGCGCCTGAAGCTGAAACAAAACCGTATTGCGATTATACACAAAGCATCGACCCACCCACTCCATGTCCAGTGCAACAAAGGTCAAATTCAACAAATGCTGCTGAATCTGATATTGAACGCCACTGAAGCGATTATTCAGAAAAGTGGAGCGCAGGGCCGTGCATCCCATAGCCGTATCACGATTGATACCTCGCAGCGAGAAATCGCGGGCGTAGACATGGCATACGTTACAATGAAAGACTCGGGAGCCGGAATCGCTGAGGAGATCCGAGAGCATATCTTTGACTCGTTCCTCACCGGCAAAAAAGACGGCACTGGGCTCGGCTTGGCTATTTGCAAACGCATTTTGAAGAGCCACCGGGGTGACATCGAGTTAATCGACTCAGGACCCGACGGTACGACTTTCGCTTTTTGGCTGCCGATCGCGTAA
- a CDS encoding TonB-dependent receptor — MKPNKLQSTALSISLAAASVLSAQEEEEMMVLEVMEGSGVAIEESVLPTTRPFNSVYGTDRSILETPRNVTIISREQLDAIAIKDVRDFTKLTSSSYTKTNFGAPSTPNLRGDESDLYVNGMRRGLSTNGNGLPINFNSVESVNIVKGPAGSVYGTTNYIGGYADLITKRPYFDAPAGEISVSVAQYDQYTWSLDYGAPISETLAFRVSYEGKEWDGFHEFWKNNSHALYGALTWRPNENYTLEIMGEYFQADYTENWGVNRVTQDLIDNGRYVINSQTDAEYAAYVATLGNGNSVFTGGTPGVDFASVFGGAGFATIVPTDGTTVPVDRSWKLAAPGDDSFGRFLWAQAIQTYDTGDYEIVNNTLFQYRDRDTFSSYHYSELMRDNWTLTNRTEFRTAYDLTEMISIDWNIGLRYHYQDVWSVNHFFNEPANFWDLTRDPDTRRVPDQGFAGFPIIPDQEPRGILSNWYYGGTGADTQTFMVGPFAQADIRFGDKVSLIAGYTTDYIETKQSDPVTGADELEGDGWLPNWNVSGVYNVTEGVSVYATYNFNEVIASDTGGRIDVQDFDNAPESELIEFGVKFSLLEDTLFIGAAYFDFNNITVNQDGSVDEREFEGFEIEANYQPNPNLWLTVGYSYIDSQRTAGFFASPYTIDRADETGGYYVSPLFQSPDGFVENPGVPEHTVNALVSYKWDNGFGLRAGFQGWGEMNSGYGGYPISVFDVTDFFGNGSFEIEANTARLPFQYEIDLTAFYEYENWFFKATVYNVTDEDNWDVNNSGYGNGSIVARAPARWEGTVTYTW, encoded by the coding sequence ATGAAACCTAACAAACTACAAAGCACTGCACTCTCCATATCGCTGGCCGCTGCTTCCGTTCTCTCCGCACAGGAAGAGGAAGAGATGATGGTCCTCGAAGTGATGGAGGGTTCGGGAGTAGCGATCGAAGAGAGCGTTCTCCCCACGACGCGACCATTCAATTCCGTCTATGGAACGGATCGCTCGATCCTCGAAACTCCTAGAAATGTCACCATCATCTCCCGTGAGCAGCTAGATGCTATAGCGATTAAGGATGTGCGCGACTTCACCAAACTGACATCGTCTTCATACACCAAGACAAACTTTGGTGCCCCCTCGACTCCTAACCTGCGTGGTGACGAATCAGACCTATACGTCAACGGAATGCGCCGCGGTCTATCTACCAACGGAAATGGACTGCCCATCAACTTTAACTCCGTCGAGTCGGTAAACATCGTCAAGGGCCCCGCTGGTTCAGTCTACGGCACCACTAACTACATAGGTGGTTACGCAGATTTGATCACCAAACGCCCCTACTTTGACGCTCCTGCTGGTGAGATCTCAGTGAGTGTAGCTCAGTATGACCAATATACGTGGAGCCTCGACTACGGCGCCCCCATTAGCGAAACCCTTGCATTTCGTGTGTCCTATGAGGGCAAAGAGTGGGACGGCTTCCACGAATTTTGGAAGAACAACTCTCACGCCCTCTACGGAGCCCTAACATGGCGCCCTAATGAGAACTACACCCTTGAAATCATGGGGGAATATTTTCAGGCAGATTACACCGAAAACTGGGGTGTAAATCGTGTGACGCAGGACTTGATCGACAACGGTCGTTATGTCATCAACAGCCAAACAGATGCTGAGTATGCTGCTTATGTAGCAACACTGGGTAACGGCAACTCGGTCTTCACTGGCGGGACCCCTGGTGTCGATTTCGCTTCTGTGTTTGGAGGCGCCGGGTTCGCGACTATCGTTCCCACCGATGGAACGACTGTTCCAGTCGACCGCAGTTGGAAATTGGCTGCTCCAGGAGACGATTCATTTGGTCGCTTCCTTTGGGCTCAGGCTATTCAAACCTACGATACCGGTGACTATGAAATCGTGAACAACACGCTTTTCCAATATCGCGACCGCGATACATTCAGCTCTTACCACTACTCAGAGTTGATGCGGGACAATTGGACGCTCACTAACCGCACGGAGTTCCGCACTGCCTACGATCTCACCGAAATGATCTCCATCGACTGGAATATCGGTCTGCGCTATCACTACCAAGACGTCTGGTCAGTTAACCACTTCTTCAACGAGCCCGCTAACTTCTGGGATTTGACTCGTGATCCTGACACACGCCGTGTGCCAGACCAAGGCTTTGCTGGATTCCCTATTATTCCCGACCAAGAGCCTCGTGGCATCTTGAGTAACTGGTATTATGGAGGCACCGGTGCCGATACACAGACATTTATGGTCGGTCCTTTCGCTCAGGCAGATATCCGCTTCGGCGATAAAGTGAGCCTCATCGCTGGTTACACTACCGACTACATCGAAACCAAACAGTCCGACCCCGTGACCGGTGCCGATGAGCTTGAAGGAGACGGTTGGTTGCCAAACTGGAATGTCAGTGGCGTCTACAACGTTACCGAAGGCGTGTCAGTCTATGCTACCTACAACTTCAACGAAGTAATCGCCAGTGACACTGGAGGACGTATCGATGTTCAAGACTTCGATAACGCTCCTGAAAGCGAACTGATCGAGTTCGGAGTTAAATTCAGCCTCCTCGAAGATACACTCTTCATCGGAGCTGCATACTTCGACTTCAACAACATCACTGTGAACCAAGACGGTTCAGTCGATGAGCGTGAATTCGAAGGTTTCGAAATCGAGGCAAACTACCAGCCGAACCCAAACCTATGGTTGACTGTAGGATACTCTTATATCGACTCTCAACGTACTGCAGGTTTCTTCGCCTCGCCTTACACGATCGACCGTGCTGATGAAACTGGAGGATATTATGTGTCACCTCTGTTCCAAAGCCCTGATGGTTTCGTAGAAAACCCTGGTGTTCCCGAGCATACAGTCAATGCGCTAGTGAGCTACAAATGGGACAATGGATTTGGCCTTCGTGCAGGATTCCAAGGCTGGGGAGAGATGAACTCCGGCTACGGAGGTTACCCTATCTCAGTATTCGATGTGACGGATTTCTTCGGCAATGGATCGTTCGAAATCGAGGCAAACACGGCGCGGCTCCCCTTCCAGTATGAGATCGACCTAACAGCGTTTTACGAATACGAAAACTGGTTCTTCAAAGCGACCGTCTACAATGTGACCGACGAGGATAACTGGGATGTAAACAATTCCGGTTACGGCAACGGTTCCATCGTGGCACGTGCCCCAGCACGCTGGGAAGGCACAGTTACCTACACTTGGTAA
- a CDS encoding DUF3108 domain-containing protein, producing the protein MYRCVTLVFFLITLCLASLRAQDSTPAGFPFAPGEKLYYSLKWGPFMVGEAILEVVDIVDEFGEPAYHITFDVRTNDFADNFYRVRILIESYPNLDMTRSTHYRSDQKEGDEDKSFDVTFDWENQTIIRDEGDKTRDPLHPEHPLHDPLSILFYFRTLDLGTHTSIPLPATDGKRMIDVDAAVIGSEQIKVHAGTFDTIRIQPNLKDLGGVFKKSKDAAMDIWFSDDEFRYPVRLKSKVRVGSFRADLRRIERDGEIIEISDDPDHSDTSKSSRRSRARR; encoded by the coding sequence ATGTATCGCTGCGTTACTCTTGTATTCTTCTTAATTACCCTCTGTTTAGCTTCATTGCGTGCGCAGGATTCTACACCTGCTGGCTTCCCGTTCGCGCCTGGAGAAAAGCTCTATTATTCCCTCAAATGGGGCCCTTTTATGGTCGGTGAGGCTATACTCGAGGTTGTCGATATCGTAGATGAATTTGGAGAACCTGCCTACCACATCACTTTTGATGTGCGCACGAATGACTTCGCTGACAATTTTTACCGCGTACGTATCCTCATCGAGAGCTACCCGAATCTCGATATGACGCGCAGCACTCACTACCGCAGTGATCAGAAAGAAGGTGACGAGGATAAGAGCTTTGATGTCACCTTTGATTGGGAGAACCAGACGATCATCCGGGATGAAGGGGATAAAACCCGCGATCCACTGCATCCTGAGCATCCACTACACGACCCGCTATCGATACTGTTCTATTTCCGCACCCTGGATTTGGGCACGCATACCAGCATCCCACTCCCGGCGACCGATGGTAAGAGAATGATCGATGTCGATGCCGCAGTCATCGGATCCGAACAGATCAAAGTCCATGCAGGGACCTTCGATACCATCCGAATCCAACCCAATCTTAAAGACCTCGGCGGTGTATTCAAAAAGAGTAAAGATGCGGCTATGGACATCTGGTTTAGTGATGACGAGTTTCGCTATCCCGTCCGCCTAAAGTCGAAAGTACGTGTCGGTAGTTTTCGAGCAGACCTGCGACGTATCGAGCGCGACGGTGAAATAATAGAGATTTCTGATGACCCAGATCACAGCGATACATCAAAGAGCAGTAGACGTTCACGGGCACGACGCTAG